The genomic region AAAAAAGATTATCCTGGCGGCGAGTTTACGCTAGCATTTGTCGGTTACGGCGATGAATCAGACAATACAGTGCTAGAACTCACGTATAACTGGGGTACAGAGCAATATGACTTAGGCGATGCTTATGGTCATATTGCCATTGGAGTTGATGATATTTATGGCACTTGCGAGGAAATTAAAGCCCGTGGTGGTAAAGTTGTCCGCGAACCTGGGCCAATGAAGCATGGCTCTACTGTGATTGCGTTTGTAGAAGATCCTAATGGGTATAAAGTAGAACTAATTCAACTGGGTACTCAAGGATCTCCTGAACAAAAGGTAGCACAGCCACAGTTAGTATCCCAGTAATACTTGTACAGCAATGCCTAGAAAGTGGTGGAATACTTGGTACTTATTTGGAATCATCAGTTGGGCAGCTTTGACCCATGCTACACCAGTTAAAGCAAATGGTATGACTCAGCCAAACCCCTGTAATACAGATGGTTGTAGTACAAAGATTCCACCTGCAAATAAAGTTGTGGAAGCGCCGATGACATATGTTCCTGCTGTAAGTGAGTTAGTTGATGAGACACCGACTGATTGGGAAGTGCAAGCGATGCTTTCGTTAGCTTCTCGCTACGGCATTTTGCTTGGTTTTCCCGATCGCACTTTCAGGAGCAATCGCCCAGTAACACGCTACGAATTTGCAGTGGCTCTCAATCAAGTTCTCAATCAAGTCAACACACTGATAGCAAATAAAGCAGCTGGGCAATTTAGTCAGGAAGATCTCATTACATTACAGCGGTTACAACGCGATTACAACTCAGTATTGCAAGAAATTAGAACTCAGCTTGACACGCTGAGCGATCGCACAAATGAGTTAACATCTACCCAGTTTTCTACTACAACAAAACTCAATGGCGAAGTCATTCTGGGATTTACCGATGGTACAAATGCGAATGCTACAGTAGTTTCAAGGCAGCGACTCAATTTATTCACTAGTTTTTCGCCTCAGGATTTACTATTGACGCAACTCGAAGCAGGTAATCGAGGACAAGATGCGATCTCTGTCGCGCACAACCGCGAACAAAATCTTTTGGGAACAAGTGGTTTAC from Gloeocapsopsis sp. IPPAS B-1203 harbors:
- the gloA gene encoding lactoylglutathione lyase; this translates as MRLLHTMLRVGNLEESLKFYCDILGMKLLRKKDYPGGEFTLAFVGYGDESDNTVLELTYNWGTEQYDLGDAYGHIAIGVDDIYGTCEEIKARGGKVVREPGPMKHGSTVIAFVEDPNGYKVELIQLGTQGSPEQKVAQPQLVSQ